The window TTAAAGGGCATTTCCCAGAATATCCTGTAATGCCTGGCGTTTTAATCTTAGAAACTATGGCGCAAGTCGGAGCAATTGCCTTACTTTCAATTCCTGAGTTTAAAGGTAAAATTGGATTTTTTACAGGTGCTAATAATGTTAAATGGAGAAAACAAGTGTTACCAGGAGACACGTTAAAAGTAGAAACTGTGATTACAAAGATTAGAGGACCATTTGTCTTTGGGGCTGGTAAAGCATATGTTGAAGATAAGTTAGTTTGTGAAGCAGAGATAAGTTTTGCTATTGGTTAAACATTATGAAAATCAAATTAGTAGAATTTGCTAAATTAACTTCCACGAACGACTATTTAAAAGAAAACTATGAATCCTTACCGAGTTTTACCTTAGTGAGAACAGATTTTCAAACGAGTGGTCGTGGTCAGTTTGATCGTAAATGGGTATCAAGTAAAGGAAAGAATTTGTTGTTTTCTTTACTCTTAAAAGATGTTCCTTTTGATCAAATTACGCATATTAAAGAATGGGTAAAAAGTTCTTTATTTGCCTCATTTGGCAAGTTAGGATTAGATGCTTATTTTAAAGAACCTAATGACTTTTATACTAATGAAAAGAAATTATGTGGTATTTTAATTGAGACAAAAAACAACGAAGAACGATTTGAATACATTATAATTGGGGTAGGGGTTAACGTTAATCAAATACTTTTTAGAGACTTTAAAGCAACCTCAATCTTAAAGGAGACCAAAAAACAAGTAGATGTTCGAAAAGTATTAAGCATTATCGTGAATAACTTACTCGAAAACTACTTTGGATAAAAACATGAAAATTAGAAGAATCGTTTTATTAGCGATGTTTACAGCATTAATGGCTGTCATGAGTTTAATTCAAATACCGGTTTATCCAATTGTGTTTACTTTACAAACGTTTATGGTAATTTTAATTGCCTTAATTTTTAAACCATTAGATACATTTTTAATTGTGTTTACCTATTTGGTGATTGGCTTAATAGGCATTCCAGTCTTTTCATCAGGCGGTGGATTTCAAGCATTTGTTAGTCCTACTGGAGGGTTTTTAATTGGCTTATTAGTTTCATCACTTTTAATTTCAATTTTTAAATCAAAAACTAAAGTAATGCTTTATGATTTAATTGTGATTATTATCTTTGGATTTGTTGTCTTATATATGATAGGACTTCCGGTTTTAATGATGACAATAGGTATGAAGTTTACAGATGCATTAATTGCTTTTATTCCATATTACTTATGGGATTTCTTAAAAATCATTGTTGCTTACGCGGTTTATCGTGCATTACCCGAGGATTTACTTAAAAAGATTGAAACTTCAAATTAGAAGAAGTTTCTTTTTTTATCTTAAAAATGCCATATTTCATATAAAAAAAGCACAAGATTACTTTAATTAGTAATAATTTGTTATACTTGTATCTTAGATAAAGAGGTGTATTTATGTTAGAAGTATTAATCATCGGAGCTGGGCCAACAGGACTTTATGCAGCTTTTTTAGCTGGACTAAGAAAATTAAATGCTGCAGTGATTGAATCTGCTGGTGAAGCTGGGGGACAACTAACTGCTGTATATAAAGATAAATTTATTTATGATATTCCAGGTTTCCCAAAAATTACAGCTTTAGACTATATTAAAGAACAAGTTAAACAATTAGATAGATTTAAAGATGAAATTCCTTTCTATTATGATAATGAAGCTTTAGAAATCAATAGAAAAGAAGATCATTTTGAAGTTATTACCAATAAACAAACGTTATTAACTAAAAATATCTTAATTGCACATGGTGGTGGCGGATTCGTTCCACAAAAATTAAAATTAGATAAAGAATATGACAATGTTTTATACTTTGTTAAGGATTTAACAATCTTTAAAGATAAAAAAGTTGCTGTATTAGGTGGTGGGGACAGTGCTTTAGACTGGGCTGTATCTATTGCTGATAATGGTGGAAATGTAACCCTTGTTCACCGTCGTAATGAATTTAGAGCTTTACCATCAACGGTAGAAGAGTTTAAAGAAAAAGGTACAATTTTAACACCACAATTAGTTGAAGGTGTTATTGGTGAAGAAAAAATCGCTAAAAAATTAGTGTTAAAAAATGCTGAAACTAAAGAGTTAAGTGAATTAGATGTAGATTATATCGTTGTTAACTATGGATTTGTCTTATCTAAGTCTAAATTAGCTGAGTGGAATATTGAAGGCGATAAAGGCTTAATCAATGTTGATTCTAGAATGCAAACTTCTCAACCAGGTATTTATGCTGCAGGTAATGGTGTAAACTACATGGGTAAGGTGAAATTAATTTCTGTTGGACAAGGTGAAGCGGCAATCGCAATTCAAGCAATCGCTAATAACTTATACCCAGAAAGAAATAACTCAGAACACTCAAGTTCATTAATTAAAGAATAAATAAAATGCCAAACTTAAAAAGTTTGGTTTTTTTATACATAAATATGTGATTTAGGGTAAGATAAAAGGGTGAAATATTAAATTTGATATAATTAAAGTAGGGTGAGGAACGTGATTGCAAGATATCAACGAGACATTTTTAAAAACATTTGGAGTGACCAAAATAAGTTTGATACATATTTGAAAGTTGAATTAGCAAGTTCAAAAGCTTTTCATGAATTGGGTTTAATTCCTAAAGAAGATTTAGAAAAGTTAATGAAAGCTTCGTTTAAACTATCAGATGTAGAACGCTTAGAACAAGAAACAAAACATGACATCGTCGCATTTACAAGAGCAGTTTCTTTATCACTGGGTGAAGAAAAGAAATGGTTCCATTATGGATTGACTTCAACAGATGTGGTTGATACTGCATACGGTGTTTTATTTAAAGAAGCTAATGAAATTATTGAACAAGGTTTATTAACTTTCATGGAAACATTAAAATCATTAGCATTAAAATATAAAAATACTCCAATCATGGGACGCACACATGGCATGCATGCAGACATCACATCGTTTGGCTTAAAATTTGCCCTATATTACGATGAAATGAATCGAAACCTAGAACGATTCAAGTTAGCGAGAAAACAAATTGAAATTGGCAAGATTTCAGGCGCAGTTGGAAATTTTGCGAACATTCCACCAGAAATCCAACATTTTGTATGTAAAGATTTAGGTATTTATGAAGCAAACATTTCAACTCAAACATTACAACGTGATCGTCATGCTTTTTATTTACAAGTGCTTGCGTTAATTGCTAGCACAATTGAAAAAATTGGTGTTGAAGTAAGACACTTATCAAGAACTGAAGTCTTAGAAGTTCAAGAAGGGTTTTCCAAAACACAAAAAGGTTCTTCGGCAATGCCACACAAACGTAATCCAATTGCCTCAGAAAATATGGCAGGGATTGCAAGAGTTGTAAGAGGTTATAGCTTAACTGCAATGGAAAATATTGCCTTATGGCATGAACGTGATATTTCACATTCATCAGCCGAGCGTATTATTATGCCAGATGCAACTTCATTAATCGACTATATGTTAACAAGATACAACAAAGTATTAAATGAATTACAAGTTAATGATGAGAAGATGCTTAAGAATATTAACTTAAATCATAAAGTTATTTATGCGCAACGCGTTTTACATCTTTTAATTAATAAAGGTTTATCACGTGAAGCGGCATATGATAAAGTACAAAGTTTAAGTTTTTATGCTTTAAGTATAGAAAGTGATTTTGATATCGTATTAAAACAAGATAAAGAAATAATGCGTTTGGTTAATCTAGAAGAAATTGATAACTGCTTTACACTTGATTATTATTTCAAGCAGGTTAATACGATCTATCAAAACGTTGGTATATATTCATAAAGGAGGAAATAATTATGAATGTAAAACAATATTTAGAAACAAATAAACCAGAAAAATACATCATCTGTGATCGCATGAGAGTCACTTTAAAAGAAGAACAGTTAAAGTGGTTAAATCTTGAGGATTTAGACATTAGACATGTTGATACATTAAGTGATGGAACAGTAAGAATTCAAACTGATTATATGCCAGATGGTTGCTAAAAAATAAGGTCCCTAAACATGGGACCTTTTTCATTGAAATTTTTTTTGTTAATTTATTGACATCTGTAAATAATTATATATAATATATGCAGTTTGGTTTATTATAGTTTAACACTCTGTTTACGTTAACTAAACTTTTAGACAATATTAGAAAAGTTATTTTACTGTGAGTAAACATAGCGTAGAAAGGATCGTATATGGCTGCATTAATTGAGTTAAAAGACGTTACAAAAGAATATAATGGTCAAGTAGTATTAAGAGGAATCGACTTAGAAATTAAGAGTAATGAGTTCGTTACCTTTCTAGGACCATCTGGTTGTGGTAAGACAACAACCCTAAGAATTATTGGTGGTTTTATTGAACCAACCGGCGGAGAAGTGTTATTTGATGGCGTAGATATTCTACAATTACCAGCATATAAACGTCCAACCAACACAGTCTTCCAACGTTATGCTTTATTCCCACATTTAAACGTGTTTGAAAACGTTGCTTTTGGTTTACGTGTAAAAGATAGAAACGAAGCTAAAAAAGAAGAAATCAAAGCATTAAGAAAAGAATTAAAAGAAAAATTAAAAACTAACAAGAACAAAGTTACATTAATTAAAGAATATACAGATAAGATTCAAGCCATTAGAAAATCATTTGTTTCTAAACGTGACTTTGAAGAAGTCATTAAAGAAAAAGTATCTAAATATTTAAAAATGGTTAACCTTGAAGGATATGAAGATAGAAGTGTCTTAAAACTTTCAGGTGGACAACAACAACGTGTTGCAATTGCACGTGCCTTAATTAATGAACCTAAAGTGTTACTACTGGATGAACCACTTGCAGCGCTTGACTTAAAATTACGTCAAGAAATGCAATATGAATTAAAAGAAATTCAAAGAAATGCTGGAATTACATTCATCTTTGTTACACATGATCAAGAAGAAGCATTAACAATGTCAGATAAGATTGTTGTTATGAATAAAGGTGAAATTCAACAAGTTGGTACACCAATTGATATTTACAATGAACCAATCAATAAGTTTGTTGCAACCTTTATTGGTGAATCAAATATTATTCCAGGTATTATGAAACAAGACTTCTTGGTTCATTTTGATGGAAAAGATTTTGAATGTGTTGATAAAGGATTTGACGTTAATCAAGAAGTTGATATCGTTATTCGTCCTGAAGATTTAGATATTGTTGAACGAGGAACTGGAAAAATTTCTGGTGTTGTCGATTCAGTTGTATTTAAGGGTGTTCATTTTGAAATTGATGTAAAAACTGAAGAAAGAATCTATACAGTTCATACAACAGACTTCAAACCTGAAGGTATGGAAGTGGACTTAGATTGGTGGCCAGAAGACATCCACGTGATGGAGGTTTGGTAATGGACAACACTTTAAAAACACAAAATGTGAAAAAGAAAAAAATTTCTTTTAACTCATTTTTAGGTATTCCATATTACTTAGTATTAGCGATACTTGTTATCTTACCTTTATTTATTATGTTACTTTATGCATTTACAAGTAACAATTCATCAATCTTTAATATTCAATTTACATTAAACAACTTTATTAAATTTTTTAGTACCAGAGATTATGTTGGTATTATGTTTGAATCAATTTGGTTAGCAATCCGTTCAACATTCATATGTTTACTTATTTGTTACCCATTAGCTTACTTTATTTCCAAATTACCAAAAAGAACACAAACAATCTTGGTGTTATTATTCACTTCAACGATGTGGATTAACTCATTAATTTTGATGCATTCACTTAAAAACGTATTTTTAATCGCAGCATCGTTTGTGGTTGGTGGAAATGCAGAATATAGTCAGTTAACTATTTTCTTAGGACATGATTATTCAATTATTATTGGGACAATCTTCCTATATATGCCTTACATGTTCTTACCAATTTATACACAAATGACCAAAATTGATAAAAATTTATTAGAAGGAGCGGCTGACTTAGGAGCAAATAAGTTCCAAACATTAGTTAGAGTTGTCTTCCCATTAACCTTATCAAGTGTCATTTCAAGTTGTTTAGTTGTCTTATTACCAGCAACAACCACACTGGTTGTATCAGAAATCATGGGGAATGGACAACGCCCATTAATTGGTAACTTAATTGAAAGACAAACTGGTTCACGTTTTGGTGAAATGGCAGCATACTCAATTATTCTTGCGGTTGCCATGCTTATTATTGTTGCAATTCTTAAGTCAATGGATAGATATGAGGAGGTGCTTTCTAATGAATAAAAAAGTACCTATCTGGCAATATGTATTTATTGGATTAATCTTAGCATTCGTTTATGTGCCATTAATTGTGATGGTTGTATTCTCGTTCAATCAGTTACAAAGCCAAACTGTTTTTCAAGGTTTCACATTCAAATGGTATCGTGAAATCTTTGTGAATAGAGAATTATCAAAAGCATTAAGAAATACAGTAATTGTTTCATTTACAGCAATGGTCGTTTCAACTATTCTTGCAACACTTGCAGCAATTGCGGTAAGTAAACAAAAGAAGGTCTTTAGAGAAATTGTCTTAAATGCGAATAACATTCCTATTTTAAGCCCAGACATCTTAACGGCCGTGGCGTTCTTACTATTCTTAATTGCGATTAATGTAGAACCAAATTTAGGAACGATGGTACTTGCACACGTGACAATCTGTACACCTTATGCATTTGTAACTATTTATCCGAAAGTTAGATCATTAGATCCTAATATCATTGAAGCTTCAGCTGATTTAGGAGCTAACCCATTAAAGACACTAACGAAAGTTATCATCCCACAACTACGAGGTTCAATTATTGCTGGGGCTGCGATAGCGTTCACCATGTCATTTGATGATTTCATTGTTTCACAATTATCATCAGGTGGCGTTCAAAACATTTCTATGTACCTATATGGTCTAAAGAAAGGTATTGAGCCAAGTGTCAATGCGTTATCAACGATTATCATTGCGGTTATTGGCATTAAAATTGTTTATGATTTAATAAAATCAAGAAGAGAGAAGACAGGAGAAGAAGATTAATGAAAAAAATATTAGTAGCAATGTTATTAGTTTTATCTACACTTGTTTTAACAGCATGTGGAGGAAATAAATTAGTTATCTACTTACCAAACGAGTATATCGCTGATGGGATTGTAGAAGCATTTGAAAAGGAAACTGGTATCAAAGTTGATATTAGAACTTTCGATTCAAATGAAATTGCTTTAACACAAGCAAGAATCAATAAATACGATTTAATCATCCCTTCAGATTATGCAATTGAAGAATTTGCAGCAGAAGGTTTAATTCAAGAATTAGATTGGTCAAAAATTGAATTTGATCAAGCGTTATTCTCAACAAGTTTAAAAAATATTTTAGAACAAATGGATGAAGAAGGATTTGACTTCTTAAAGTATTCAATGCCTTACTATTGGGGAACATTTGGATTCTTATATAAGAATGAAAAATTCACTAAAGAAGAAGTTGAAACAGCTGGTTGGAGCATGTTCCAAAATCAATCAATTACTAAGATGATTTATGATTCTCCAAGAGATGCATTCATGACTGCATTATATTCATTAAATCCAGTAGTTAAAATGGCAGATGCAACAGAACAAGATGTTGTAAGAGCTAAAGACTGGTTAATTGCTGCAAAAGGCGCTAATACTGTATTAAAATCAGATGAAATCTTAGATGAAGCATCTGGTGGAAGCATGCCTTATGATATCGCAATGGTTTATTCAGGAGATGCTGTTTACTTATTACAAGAAACTGAAGGGTATTCATTTGCGATTCCAGAAAACACAAACGTATTTATTGATGGATTTGTGATTCCATCAAATGCTAGAAATGTTGATTGGGCTTACGAGTTTATCAACTTCATGTCAACATACGATGTGATGTTAGAAAACACTTCTTGGATTGGTTATTCACCAGTTAGACAAGATGTATTAGAAGCATTATTAGCAGATGAAGAATTCACATATGATGAAAGAATCGAGTATGCATTTGATATTGATGTTACTGCATTTAATTATGAATTCTATCGCTTTAATAACGACTTAAAGAAATGGATCGATGATAACTACGATCTATTCACATTTGCTAAATAAATCGTATTTTATGTAAAAGGACCTAATTTTTGGGTCCTTTATTTTTATATAATAAAAAAAGTGATATAATACTAGCGAGGTAATTTTATGACAAATGCACTATTAGAAAAATATACAAAATTAATGGAACTTTTATATCAGTTTGAAATTTTACAATCATTCCAATTCGTAGATTTTGAAAAAGCTGATAGCGAGTTAAAAACAAAGATGACTGAAATTTTAAATAATATTTCAATAATCGATGATTTAATCTCATCAAATCTAACAAATTATACAATCGATCGATTAAATCGTGTTGACTTATCAATTATTAGAATGTCAGTATTTGAATTAATGAAAAAGGAACTACCAGCTGAGGTTGTAATTAACTTAGCAGTTGAATTATCTAAAATTTATACAGATTTAGATGATGAAAAACAACATAAGTTTACCAATAAGCTATTAGATACAATTTATAAAAATCTATAAAAGTAGGTTAATATGCAACAACAATACTTAACTGTTACTGCACTAACTACATATTTAAAAGTTAAATTAGAAAATGATCCCCATTTAAAGAAGATTCTTCTTAAAGGGGAAATTTCTAATTTTAAGCGTCATTCTTCAGGGCATTTATATTTTTCATTAAAAGATGAGAAAGCTCAGATATCTGCAATGATGTTTTCGACTTACACAAAAAATTTATCCTTTGAACCAAAAGATGGAGATAAAGTTTTGGTTGAAGGATATATTTCGTTATACGAGGCAAGAGGGACTTATTCTTTAAGTATTTATTCACTTACCCTTGATGGTATTGGTGAGTTATACATGAAGTATGAAAAACTTAAGAAAGACTTTGAAGCACTAGGTTATTTTGATCAAGTACATAAAAAGCCAATTCCTAAGTACCCTAAAGCAATTGGGGTCATTACATCACCTACAGGAGCAGTCATTCAAGATATTAAAACAACTGTTGAACGTCGTTACTTACTAACAAAAATTATTTTATACCCAGCACTTGTTCAAGGTGAAGGTTCAAAAGAAGATTTAGTTAAGAAAATTAAACGTGCCAACTTAGATAATGAGGTTGATGTGATTATCCTTGGTCGTGGTGGTGGTTCCATTGAAGATTTATGGAGTTTTAATGAACCAGAAGTTGTAATGGCAATTTTCGAATCAAAAATTCCAATTATTACTGCTATTGGGCATGAAACGGATACGACATTATCTGATTATGTTGGTGACCTAAGAGCACCAACGCCAACAGCTGCTGCGGAATTAACAACACCAAATGTTACAGATTTATTAAATGAAATAAAAGAAAAAAGAAGACTTTTAAACTACTATATGAATGAGGAGTTAAAAAACTTACGCCAAAAACTCCTACATCTAGATGAACGTCTTTCAATTTCAAGTCCAAAATCAAAAATTGAGCAATTAACTGATAAAGCTAATCAGTTAACTACAAACTTACACAGAAACTTTAGTCATAAATTAAACGAACTAACCTACATAGTAACAATTCTTTCCAAGCGTTTATTAAATCCTAGTGAGAAACTACTTAATTTTAAAGATAGGTTAAATCATTTAAGTATTCAGATGGACCAACTTTATAAAAATCAAATTATGAAAAAAACATATGAACTGCAAAGACAAACTGAAAAGTTAAAATCAGTTAATCCTTTAGCAATTATGGAACGTGGTTTCGGTTTAGTAACAAAAGAAAATAAAGTGTTAACGAGTGTTAAAGATATTAGGGTTGATGATTTCATTGACATTGAGTTAAAAGATGGAAAAGTAAGTACGAAAGTAATAAATAAAGAGGTAAAATCATGAGCGAAAAATTAAACTTTGAAGAAGTAATGAAAAAACTAGAAAGTGTTGTTAAAACATTAGAAAGTAAAGATATCTCATTAGAAGAATCTGTAAACAAATATAAAGAAGGTTTAGAATTATCTAAATCACTTTATGAAATGATTAAAGATGCTGAAAAATTAATTGTAGAAGTTAAAGAATGAGATTAGATGTTTTTTTAGCAGAAAACTATAGTGAGTATACACGTTCTAAAATATCTGACTTAATTAAAAGAGGTTTTGTCACAGTGAATGATAAAACAGTTACAAA of the Acholeplasma hippikon genome contains:
- the fabZ gene encoding 3-hydroxyacyl-ACP dehydratase FabZ, with product MALLNREQIKQILPHRDPFLMVDEVIELVDSEKCVGIKYVNKDEYYFKGHFPEYPVMPGVLILETMAQVGAIALLSIPEFKGKIGFFTGANNVKWRKQVLPGDTLKVETVITKIRGPFVFGAGKAYVEDKLVCEAEISFAIG
- a CDS encoding biotin--[acetyl-CoA-carboxylase] ligase, coding for MKIKLVEFAKLTSTNDYLKENYESLPSFTLVRTDFQTSGRGQFDRKWVSSKGKNLLFSLLLKDVPFDQITHIKEWVKSSLFASFGKLGLDAYFKEPNDFYTNEKKLCGILIETKNNEERFEYIIIGVGVNVNQILFRDFKATSILKETKKQVDVRKVLSIIVNNLLENYFG
- a CDS encoding biotin transporter BioY encodes the protein MKIRRIVLLAMFTALMAVMSLIQIPVYPIVFTLQTFMVILIALIFKPLDTFLIVFTYLVIGLIGIPVFSSGGGFQAFVSPTGGFLIGLLVSSLLISIFKSKTKVMLYDLIVIIIFGFVVLYMIGLPVLMMTIGMKFTDALIAFIPYYLWDFLKIIVAYAVYRALPEDLLKKIETSN
- a CDS encoding NAD(P)/FAD-dependent oxidoreductase, which produces MLEVLIIGAGPTGLYAAFLAGLRKLNAAVIESAGEAGGQLTAVYKDKFIYDIPGFPKITALDYIKEQVKQLDRFKDEIPFYYDNEALEINRKEDHFEVITNKQTLLTKNILIAHGGGGFVPQKLKLDKEYDNVLYFVKDLTIFKDKKVAVLGGGDSALDWAVSIADNGGNVTLVHRRNEFRALPSTVEEFKEKGTILTPQLVEGVIGEEKIAKKLVLKNAETKELSELDVDYIVVNYGFVLSKSKLAEWNIEGDKGLINVDSRMQTSQPGIYAAGNGVNYMGKVKLISVGQGEAAIAIQAIANNLYPERNNSEHSSSLIKE
- the purB gene encoding adenylosuccinate lyase, with the protein product MIARYQRDIFKNIWSDQNKFDTYLKVELASSKAFHELGLIPKEDLEKLMKASFKLSDVERLEQETKHDIVAFTRAVSLSLGEEKKWFHYGLTSTDVVDTAYGVLFKEANEIIEQGLLTFMETLKSLALKYKNTPIMGRTHGMHADITSFGLKFALYYDEMNRNLERFKLARKQIEIGKISGAVGNFANIPPEIQHFVCKDLGIYEANISTQTLQRDRHAFYLQVLALIASTIEKIGVEVRHLSRTEVLEVQEGFSKTQKGSSAMPHKRNPIASENMAGIARVVRGYSLTAMENIALWHERDISHSSAERIIMPDATSLIDYMLTRYNKVLNELQVNDEKMLKNINLNHKVIYAQRVLHLLINKGLSREAAYDKVQSLSFYALSIESDFDIVLKQDKEIMRLVNLEEIDNCFTLDYYFKQVNTIYQNVGIYS
- a CDS encoding ABC transporter ATP-binding protein — encoded protein: MAALIELKDVTKEYNGQVVLRGIDLEIKSNEFVTFLGPSGCGKTTTLRIIGGFIEPTGGEVLFDGVDILQLPAYKRPTNTVFQRYALFPHLNVFENVAFGLRVKDRNEAKKEEIKALRKELKEKLKTNKNKVTLIKEYTDKIQAIRKSFVSKRDFEEVIKEKVSKYLKMVNLEGYEDRSVLKLSGGQQQRVAIARALINEPKVLLLDEPLAALDLKLRQEMQYELKEIQRNAGITFIFVTHDQEEALTMSDKIVVMNKGEIQQVGTPIDIYNEPINKFVATFIGESNIIPGIMKQDFLVHFDGKDFECVDKGFDVNQEVDIVIRPEDLDIVERGTGKISGVVDSVVFKGVHFEIDVKTEERIYTVHTTDFKPEGMEVDLDWWPEDIHVMEVW
- a CDS encoding ABC transporter permease translates to MDNTLKTQNVKKKKISFNSFLGIPYYLVLAILVILPLFIMLLYAFTSNNSSIFNIQFTLNNFIKFFSTRDYVGIMFESIWLAIRSTFICLLICYPLAYFISKLPKRTQTILVLLFTSTMWINSLILMHSLKNVFLIAASFVVGGNAEYSQLTIFLGHDYSIIIGTIFLYMPYMFLPIYTQMTKIDKNLLEGAADLGANKFQTLVRVVFPLTLSSVISSCLVVLLPATTTLVVSEIMGNGQRPLIGNLIERQTGSRFGEMAAYSIILAVAMLIIVAILKSMDRYEEVLSNE
- a CDS encoding ABC transporter permease; this translates as MNKKVPIWQYVFIGLILAFVYVPLIVMVVFSFNQLQSQTVFQGFTFKWYREIFVNRELSKALRNTVIVSFTAMVVSTILATLAAIAVSKQKKVFREIVLNANNIPILSPDILTAVAFLLFLIAINVEPNLGTMVLAHVTICTPYAFVTIYPKVRSLDPNIIEASADLGANPLKTLTKVIIPQLRGSIIAGAAIAFTMSFDDFIVSQLSSGGVQNISMYLYGLKKGIEPSVNALSTIIIAVIGIKIVYDLIKSRREKTGEED
- a CDS encoding extracellular solute-binding protein, producing the protein MKKILVAMLLVLSTLVLTACGGNKLVIYLPNEYIADGIVEAFEKETGIKVDIRTFDSNEIALTQARINKYDLIIPSDYAIEEFAAEGLIQELDWSKIEFDQALFSTSLKNILEQMDEEGFDFLKYSMPYYWGTFGFLYKNEKFTKEEVETAGWSMFQNQSITKMIYDSPRDAFMTALYSLNPVVKMADATEQDVVRAKDWLIAAKGANTVLKSDEILDEASGGSMPYDIAMVYSGDAVYLLQETEGYSFAIPENTNVFIDGFVIPSNARNVDWAYEFINFMSTYDVMLENTSWIGYSPVRQDVLEALLADEEFTYDERIEYAFDIDVTAFNYEFYRFNNDLKKWIDDNYDLFTFAK
- a CDS encoding transcription antitermination factor NusB, with amino-acid sequence MTNALLEKYTKLMELLYQFEILQSFQFVDFEKADSELKTKMTEILNNISIIDDLISSNLTNYTIDRLNRVDLSIIRMSVFELMKKELPAEVVINLAVELSKIYTDLDDEKQHKFTNKLLDTIYKNL
- the xseA gene encoding exodeoxyribonuclease VII large subunit yields the protein MQQQYLTVTALTTYLKVKLENDPHLKKILLKGEISNFKRHSSGHLYFSLKDEKAQISAMMFSTYTKNLSFEPKDGDKVLVEGYISLYEARGTYSLSIYSLTLDGIGELYMKYEKLKKDFEALGYFDQVHKKPIPKYPKAIGVITSPTGAVIQDIKTTVERRYLLTKIILYPALVQGEGSKEDLVKKIKRANLDNEVDVIILGRGGGSIEDLWSFNEPEVVMAIFESKIPIITAIGHETDTTLSDYVGDLRAPTPTAAAELTTPNVTDLLNEIKEKRRLLNYYMNEELKNLRQKLLHLDERLSISSPKSKIEQLTDKANQLTTNLHRNFSHKLNELTYIVTILSKRLLNPSEKLLNFKDRLNHLSIQMDQLYKNQIMKKTYELQRQTEKLKSVNPLAIMERGFGLVTKENKVLTSVKDIRVDDFIDIELKDGKVSTKVINKEVKS
- the xseB gene encoding exodeoxyribonuclease VII small subunit — translated: MSEKLNFEEVMKKLESVVKTLESKDISLEESVNKYKEGLELSKSLYEMIKDAEKLIVEVKE